CTAATTGGTTGTTTCGATCTGATTCTGAAAACATCAATTCTAATTGAGAAAATAACTTTTTTGATCTCATCATGTCGAGCAAGCAAGCAAGAGATGAAGTTCACAAACAAAATTATTACCATCATCTCAATCTTAATATGGTGAATTTCAAGCATCGTTTGTATtgacatatttataaaaaaaaatagaaaaaaaaataaagagagaaataatgttaaaaaatataaaaaataattaaaaatattattatttaagtttatatgatgtggtaaattattatttgttagaaTATTTTTAACGAATAtaacatttttttgtaaaatagataaCAAAACAATCGTTTAAGTATTACTTGTGATAAAAAAAATAGGaactaaaacaagaaaaaaatgaatttaactaTTTGACTCACGGAAATAtcagttaaagaaaaaaaatttaaatattatttatgacaaaaaaattgacataccaaaataaattaaaatatatatatgattcaaaTGCCGATTTATAATAACAACACAAAAATAAACGTAAATAATTCCGTGTAAGGTTGGGAAATGGCGACAGCGAAGGTAGACTAACACAGGCAAAATAGCGGGCAGAAAACTAATTAATTCGGCCGACTCTTTTCCCGGGTACATAAGGAAGGCGGAGTTATAATCACATACAACCATTAGCCCACGTCTTGCAATTAAAACCCCGTgtctaatttatttcaattaagttttaattaattaaataatatcaatattgaattaattttgttaaataataattaattacctaaaagttttacttttaaatttaatgaaaattttagtttattaattatgaaattgaagttatgataattgtttaaaattaaaatgacttaGGTAAATCGAGGATGGATACTAAATTGATTAGTATAcgtaaatacacattttaattttttataggcACCATTTAAaagcaaaatcaaaattaaaacatttttccCAAATGAATCGAATATAGACCCTAAATCAACACACTAATGGAGGTGCTAATTAAATACGTTTAAAcctaaataaaaacaattaataattttttttaatttatttaatgggTGATTAAATTTTCCACATTTTTTTTGGAGATTGTAGACCAGGATTGAAAATGTTATAAatgtttagttttattttataagatACATGTCACGTTCTTaatctatttataaaatttaaaaaacctcACTATATATacttatttcattaataaataaacatgacttaaatatcaacataaaaaaattgttaaaatatagcATAGTAATAGCATGaataaaactttaacacataaATGGTAAAAATTCAATAAACCAAAACATGATATTATATAAGAAATAATTCTAGAATCATTAGAGTGATATGTTTTTCATTAATACATAAAATTATCTGAGGTAGAATTATAGTTAACCATTAAATTTGATGAATTAAAACACCAAGATAAATTGATTTTTCTGTATTGAGATCTTCTTTAAAGATGGCGACTATAATTTTCTATTAGTTTATCTATGTAACCCTAATAGATAAAAAagtattaatttataatgataaatttttaattcaatatatctATTAAGTAACTGAATGAACATATATGGTTTAATTTctattaaagtaaataatttaaccactttaaattgagtaattgaattttAGACTTAATtagattcataaatttttattctaaaagtaaataacttttaaattagcattgtaacatcccgaaatagggcctagtcgaaatagtggtttcgagaccacaaattcaacatcaaaatatttattttatgattattatgaggcctagaatatgagtatatgcatgtgttaaagtttcacgaagaaattctaagtataaggtgtccaattgaaaattagggactaaattgaataaattgaaaaacttggattctagaagcaatttgtatgaattaGCTTtaggttatgaattagaaggtcttggagagtaatttgctcaaattctaaatttttggacaaaaatgggcttgcatggatgaaattttacaTGGAATGATCATTCGTATGAGTTGACGGATAATgcgtattccatcgagatttcctagaaactcaatgagattaacatgggatatacatatatgaacgaaatgttgaatgatgagctcatctagttaaattacatgatacatgattatgtgactaactcattgattgagtgcatgtgataggaactCATTTCATAATGAATTatttcatgaattaagtatggatgtatgctaattactcggcaagtttactttccggttattcgagcttactaagcatgaaaatgcttaccccctctcttttccttgttttacagagctcgaggactcataaggattggaagacggttggagaagcaacacactatcaattagtcaagctttggtataaagacacttttattttattatagggGTTTGTTTGCGAAAATTACTTTCACCGTTCTTCGaggcttttatttttattttattttattttttctccttTATATTGCTTAAGCTGCTTTTGAGAGAATTGAGAAAGCACTCATGTCCCTCAAGCTTCTTGTTACTGTTTAACACATGATTTATATATCATTTAGCATGTTGGTTgtattttattttgggatttgaaaattttatgttttaataagcttttttaataaattttagattttttgggATTTGAAATTTTCTGGGTGTTAGAAGCAGGGAGGGGGGAATTGGTTAAGGAAATAAGAAGATGAATGATGAAATATGacccaaaataaaacaaaaaagaaaaatgaaagaaaattttgattggTGGAGAAGTTTGGCTTGGTCAAAAAAATTTTTATAGTAGGATTTGGTGTGCCCAGTCGAACTAATTAATTTATcctatttttaacatatatatcgATGGCGGTAGttacttaaaaatacaaaaaagaaaactttACGATATCATTGTTTTTTCTCATAATTAAAGTGtcaaaatatttttgtttaaaaaaaaaagaaccctagaagaaaagaaaaaatgtcCCATTGGACCATTGTGTCAAATTCCACCAAAGATAATGGATGAGGATCGAGTCaagtaaaattcaaataaaagtaATTTATTCCACATTAATAGGGGAACCAACAATACAACCGATGCCTTTGCCAAAGTGGGACTCGATGGTAATTTCCCGAACTGTTAGTTCTTTTGCTCTTTACAAAGTACAATGTAACATTACTCTCCTACTGGATTAGCTTATTAAGGTTATTTGAGCCGCTTACTCATAACAATAATTATCTAGACTCTAAATATGTAACattccgaaatagggcctaaacagaacagtggttgcgaaaccacaaatctgaggtagaaaattttattttattattattttgaggttcatgatatgattgcatgattgtgtgaaaatttcgtgatgaaattctatgcataaagtgcttaagttgagattagggactaaatcgaataatttgcaaaacttgcattctagaagtttttagtatgaaattgctttggaatattaatgaggaggtcttaaatagaaatttgaccaatttctaagtctatggacaaaaattggacatggatggaatttttggaaagtttagtagtaagggcattttggtcatttagttattaaaatgaattaaaaacaaaattaaaagccaatttttgtccatcttcttcattaggccgaaatttcaacggttctccatatctagggtttgtttcaagctttcaagctccatagtaagtgattccaagccccgtttttaatgatctttacgttttttgagtcccgataacttgattaagcttattctagcaataattcaacctagggttcatatttggaaaaatacccataggtgaaatttgtgtattttggtgttttatgatagaatataaggttttaaattatgttagagaacttgtgctactcggttttaagtgaaaacgagtaaaatggcttaatcggtaaaaatacctaatagtcataagtacatgttagagtgtgaatttgatgttgtcatagaacggaaaaatgatcagtatgtcataaaacataataatataggatgaagtttaaattacgagccttagggaaaaagtgaaaatatgtgaaagtttaggggtaaaaatgtaattttgccaaagtttaggtcaaggactgttttaataaatgtgagtattaaataagctaatttttttattatagatcaagaagaacaaaatccggagttagaccaaggaaagaaaaagatagtggactaaatcgatataattgatcgtattttgtttcgaggtaagtttgcggtaaataaatgcaatattctattattttatgttaatgttgttaatttccagcatgtgtaaatttattttatgaaattattcaaagaagacttaagcatgaattgacggagaagaaatttcagaaagtcccggttgaaccttaggaatgtgtaggatacaaatgtcatgacattagggttcaaggataccatgtaagaccatgctaaggtatggcaattggtaaggtttctaaggcaaggaaatcatgtaagaccatgtcaagacatggtgtaacgcccctaacccgaatctgtcaccggaatagagttacggagcattaccggagttaccgattcatttattagatattttattaatccgatatcttttcttttccacgttcaagtctcgtattcaagtcatccggatctttataaagaaatttgatcgtcgttttcatttatttcatgttataatacattcaactaatgctctaaacaaaattaccattttacctctaaacttttaattaatgacgatttcatccttaggttaaaataaaataaaattattgcaatttaattcttatttccagctgttattctcacacaaattgataacaacctatgaattctataaaatttcagaattttccataatttcaacacttttcaattcaatccttaaaacatgtttttccctgatcttgagctaaattaataatttcattcaattttgtaatttaaataataaaataatccatttcatgcaaattggtcatttctaactttttttacacaattgcctataaaattttacttttattcaatttagtccatgagcctaaaacatacaaattagccatgccagctgaatattcatacatattttcctcctcctcttctccattccacatccttaatttatataacatgcaacaagtaacattatcaataatttcactatttacttatgtatattcaaaactgtccatttgcgtcatagtcactaaattatttatatcttaagctacagaactcgaaattaagatccgctaattttccctaaaactagacttacttatcttattaccataaaattttcagaatttttagtttatccaataagtacattttattctttaaagttgcccctgTTCTGCTTTCTGACAGTTCCGactcttcttcactaagaattaattatctcatcgtatgaGATTCGGATAATACTCCCgcttatttcttttaaaaatagactctttaaggattttaaacatataaatttaatcccttaattatttttatccaatttttgatgattttccaaagtcagaacaggggaacctgaaatcattctgatatcgtctcacaaaacttattatatctcatgatttacaactccattgcctacaccgtttcttctataagaaactagactcaataagctttaatttcattttttattcatcctataattatatttctacaatttttggagatttttgaaagttagactattgctgctgtccaaaattgttttagtgcaaaatgttgattttcattttgccccaaatttcacagttcatacaattcagtccttacctaattaacccctcaattaaactaattttctcaattaatacttttcctagacattataagttatttcataactattgaaattcagaatttccacataaaactctaacttcaaactcttttacaatttaggtcccaaacattcactttctattcaatcctttcaataaaatcagcatataaacaatttaaagctctaattctatatcaaatcatcatatacttccagcacatattcatagaaactttcaatttctttcatagaatcaagaactaatgaattcaacaaatggacctagttgtaaaagtcacaaaaacacaaaaatttcaagaaataatcaagaattgaacttacttgcagtaaaaatatgaaaaaccagcttaagggaactcttccatggtgtttttctgatgagaatgcagaaaaataaagagaaatctagataattccactctagtcctagctttattaagtaaattttgcaattttctaatttttcccttaattccccttattttcttggtgatttcatgctcttgtcgtccagcccaaatagaccttgggtctatttgccttttaaaccctctttcttttatcatttaagctatttcatcatttcccacaattttgcatttgatacaatttagtcctttttgttcaattagctatcagtactttaaaatttcttgacgaaactttaatactaacttattaacactccacaaatatttatcaaaatatttatggctcgatttaaaattcccgaggtctcaatacctcgttttcaattttaattattttaatatatattagcacatttcactatttcaaaatttttcctaacttcacatttaacttatactcactaaattaataatatttcctactcatttgtcaaatttagtgatctcgaaccactgttctgacactactaaAAATTAAGCTGTTatacatggcattgataagttactataaggcaaaggtcccatgtaagaccatgccaaggcatggcatcgGTGaattcataaggcaaggataccatgtaagaccatgtcaagacatggcaatggtaagtttcaaaaggataccacgtaagaccatgacaagtcatggcaatggtaaggtacccgtgtatccttagtattccaagtggttcaacgagaaaatttaaagaaaatatcaaggtaaggtaaggtaagacgagttatactaaaaaggtaagacaagttcatgctagaagagtaaaggtaagtacataatgttcatgtatgcttgataaggaaaaaggtaagtaaaatgtattaataaatttgatgaaGTAAgcaagtatttaagtaagtgagtaagtgaagaagttttaaatatgtctgtgacaattaatgaagttgcattaagtagtatcatgccaagtagtaagatgaTTCTTATGAAtgatgttatttatttgcatgcaaacttactaagcttaatgcttaccccctttattttccttctttttatagttttgtcaagctaactcagggattgtaaagtacgtcggaggtccgggcacactatcaagaggattattttggtatagctagacgtttcattttgagtatggcatgtatagcatcgtagccattttgtgtgtatgatcttatgatatagctaatgATTgatatgtaaatgcttgataatgattagctattggaatggctaatcaaagacatgtttggtgttatgtatgcctaaatgctagttattccatggaaatcatgaaaaaggtaaaattagcacaaaatagaatcagacagtagcagtgacgtgaatttgaaatatcactaaaaatagtagaaatggaattaaatgatgaataagttatgaaatcaaagattattatgtctattttctaatggaagaaacaaaataggccTATTTTctaatggaagaaacaaaataggtaaatgagatatattttatgagatatttaaatttttgtgaaacagggccagagcgatttctggatcccctgttctgaatttaaaaattcatcataaattgtacaaaaataattagaagtcattctttatatgtatagattccttatttagtctagttttaagagaaacaaacttcctagtcattgaaattctatacagagagatatctgattcgtaatatacagaggtcagagcagtcgaaccctgaaacaggggagactttaactaataaactgtaccagttggcctgaccaaaaattctagaagaaaattagttgatagatatatgagtctagttttaagaaaaatttacggaattggatttcgagtttcgtaattcgagatatgaatttttaatcgactgtgacgcagattgccagcttctctggaagttttaaaaataaattgtttgagctgtttaagtaatgaattaagtccgttaacacctcatgttcgactccggcgatggtctcggatacggggcgttacaaaatatttttattacttatttgtatGATACTTacaaattataacaaaataaaatgatgGAATTACCGCCCATGTCCATTTGACccttaaacaaattttattaagaGTGAGGGTAACATGGGCAAAATGAACCACCAAAACGCTCCACAGGCGGCGAAAATCGAGAAGATGCAAATTAAGTCCAAAACTCTATCCTTTCTcgttttcctttctttcctctcccTTTTCTTTGCCATGAACTCTTCGTACTTCTCTTTCTCTCCCTTTCCCTTCCAACTTCTGCTGCTCCCCATAACCCTTTCCAAAATTACCAAACTCTCCACCCCATTCACTCCTTTCCCATCCATATCCTCCATCCTCATACACACTTCCCTCACGTGCATCTCCTCTCCTTCTCCTTTCTCCCCGCAGGTGACCACTACCCCACACGCCACCAACTCTCTCGACGATCCCCACCCTTCATCTCCCTCCATCACCCTCCCATATCGCACCTGTACATCACCTGTCAGCCAGTGTCGTTCCACCGAAACCGCTCTCTTACTAGACATATTAACTGCTTTTTCCCGGGTCGGGTCCACAACGATCCAACTCAAACTCAAGTTCTCCTCCAAATGTTTCAGCCATGTGTCATCGTTAGAACTACCGTATTTTATCGGTGACCTTGGAGCCGGATTGTCCACGCCAAGCAAATTCAGCCGAAAGGGTGTAGACAAGAACCAGCTGCTGGACGTCTCCATTTCTACGACTTTCGAATAAATGGGGTTTCCATTATAGTAAATATCAACGGCTGAGATTAATTCTGTTGCCAGAGCCAAAGAGCGCCTGACGTTAGGCTTCGGTGGTTGGAGATTAGGAAACGGAAATGATTCGGAGAAGAAGGAGCGGTAACCGGAAGGGAACGTGGAGATAACTTGTTTCAGACGTGGGTGATCGAGAGAAGGCCACGTGGAACAACAAATGTCACGCCAGAGATTTTCTTCTGTAGATAGGGAACGTAAATAAGAGGAAACACAGGCGG
The sequence above is drawn from the Gossypium hirsutum isolate 1008001.06 chromosome A05, Gossypium_hirsutum_v2.1, whole genome shotgun sequence genome and encodes:
- the LOC107959212 gene encoding F-box protein At2g27310, whose product is MASSLPSSSIARGGSGIITTLHPDIIRALILTRLDGPDLASTACVSSYLRSLSTEENLWRDICCSTWPSLDHPRLKQVISTFPSGYRSFFSESFPFPNLQPPKPNVRRSLALATELISAVDIYYNGNPIYSKVVEMETSSSWFLSTPFRLNLLGVDNPAPRSPIKYGSSNDDTWLKHLEENLSLSWIVVDPTREKAVNMSSKRAVSVERHWLTGDVQVRYGRVMEGDEGWGSSRELVACGVVVTCGEKGEGEEMHVREVCMRMEDMDGKGVNGVESLVILERVMGSSRSWKGKGEKEKYEEFMAKKRERKERKTRKDRVLDLICIFSIFAACGAFWWFILPMLPSLLIKFV